The following coding sequences are from one Candidatus Borkfalkia ceftriaxoniphila window:
- a CDS encoding glycoside hydrolase family 71/99 protein, which produces MKTKRFLCILLVAVLLAACAACNTTRAGYDESLRINDDRDLSPNEYTVLNLSSTDDYGRKVSTADSKKDKYVGMFFFLTLGQHAGHDGHYDISKITQYGTKYENFQENSARSPLGSAHFWGEPVWGYYNSEDPWVMRKQIEMLTMAGIDFIVFDTTNAVLYQNVVDVLLEIMEEYRLKGWNVPKFMYYLGNNNNYKSDLKFLYDKFYKEGEERYKELWFAPEGKPFITKPDFVAFDEDDPIENAIGETFIFKHVFWPDSLPDDNGLSWMEWQYDAVSGKGQPRHGDWISVSIAQHPTVRFSDTVGSWGRGYNFETGENDHSRFREGLNFQSQWDAAIGYGDKVKYIFQTGWNEWVAGKLYDGNVYFTVDQFDEEYSRDIEPCRNGYGDNFYLQSIMNSRRANYTEAKHYIYPKKSIDITDFENGEPWKDASVFLDFTGECIRRDFKPMCVTLDNYVNETNRNDIAKVSVLRDSQNIYFRVETADDITAYQNGDESWMNLLIRTQNGGNLYYGYDYVINTQPKADGTTNILKAGKNNSLKNNGTAKYAVDKNVLMLQIPLKNLGLSATNYEIQFKVTDNVGGYEDYLNLYDTGDSAPIGRLNYTFGY; this is translated from the coding sequence TTGAAAACCAAAAGATTTTTGTGTATATTGCTAGTCGCCGTATTGCTGGCTGCCTGCGCAGCTTGCAATACGACGCGGGCGGGGTATGACGAGTCTCTAAGAATCAATGATGATAGGGATTTATCCCCCAACGAATATACAGTGTTAAATTTGTCTTCAACGGACGATTATGGGCGTAAAGTTTCGACGGCCGATTCGAAAAAAGATAAATATGTGGGTATGTTTTTCTTTTTAACGTTGGGTCAGCATGCCGGACATGACGGGCACTATGATATCAGTAAAATTACGCAATACGGTACGAAGTACGAGAATTTTCAGGAAAATAGCGCAAGATCTCCGCTCGGGAGCGCGCATTTTTGGGGTGAGCCTGTTTGGGGATATTACAACTCGGAAGATCCATGGGTGATGCGTAAACAGATAGAAATGCTAACGATGGCCGGTATAGATTTTATCGTTTTCGATACAACCAACGCCGTTCTGTATCAGAATGTAGTCGACGTTCTCTTGGAAATCATGGAGGAATATCGCTTAAAGGGCTGGAACGTACCCAAGTTCATGTACTATTTAGGAAATAACAATAACTATAAGTCCGATCTTAAATTTCTTTACGATAAATTTTATAAAGAAGGTGAGGAACGTTATAAAGAATTGTGGTTTGCTCCCGAAGGAAAGCCGTTTATTACGAAACCCGATTTTGTGGCGTTCGATGAGGATGATCCGATTGAAAACGCGATCGGCGAAACTTTTATATTCAAACATGTTTTTTGGCCGGATAGTCTGCCTGACGATAACGGCCTCTCGTGGATGGAGTGGCAGTACGATGCGGTCAGCGGGAAAGGCCAGCCTCGGCACGGCGATTGGATCAGCGTATCCATTGCGCAACATCCTACGGTTCGCTTTTCAGATACGGTCGGTTCATGGGGGCGCGGCTACAATTTTGAGACCGGAGAAAACGACCACAGTCGTTTTAGGGAAGGATTAAATTTTCAATCGCAGTGGGACGCAGCGATCGGTTACGGAGATAAAGTGAAATACATTTTCCAGACCGGGTGGAATGAGTGGGTCGCCGGTAAATTATACGACGGGAATGTATATTTTACCGTGGATCAGTTTGACGAGGAATATTCGCGCGATATAGAACCTTGCCGCAACGGTTACGGAGATAATTTTTATCTTCAATCGATTATGAATTCCAGACGGGCGAATTATACCGAAGCAAAACATTATATATATCCGAAAAAGAGCATCGATATTACCGATTTCGAAAACGGCGAACCGTGGAAAGATGCCTCCGTGTTTCTGGATTTTACGGGAGAATGTATTCGCCGAGATTTTAAACCGATGTGCGTGACGTTGGATAATTACGTAAACGAAACCAATCGAAACGATATTGCCAAAGTTAGCGTTTTGCGCGATTCCCAAAATATTTATTTCCGTGTCGAAACGGCGGATGATATAACGGCCTATCAAAACGGCGACGAGTCTTGGATGAATTTGCTTATCAGAACGCAGAACGGCGGCAATTTATATTACGGTTACGATTACGTGATCAATACGCAGCCGAAGGCGGACGGAACGACAAACATTTTAAAAGCGGGCAAAAATAATTCCCTGAAAAATAATGGTACCGCGAAGTATGCAGTAGATAAAAATGTCTTGATGTTACAGATTCCTCTAAAAAATTTGGGACTCTCGGCAACGAACTACGAAATTCAGTTTAAAGTTACGGATAACGTAGGCGGGTATGAAGATTACCTGAATCTTTACGATACGGGGGATTCTGCTCCGATCGGCAGACTGAACTATACGTTTGGATATTAA
- a CDS encoding bacterial Ig-like domain-containing protein, translating to MSNSKRTWVLTFGALLLSAMLFLFLGITYATRAAAEGITFKEGGQSYGIGYDVDNNRCFRLELVNAADAKTAYGGFCTLPSAVDGKTNGDLILLTGKNGTEKSVTEWKKTVGTKDGDTDKYIRHIAVYGNILHFITDTKEAQNYFTKVTIEEGVRWYIGNGGGNFWDGTPPTDIADSQTYQDVNASFTAYRNVASAKATWTAQSDAEVGAITGGVSASYVNDPAGKPHVSLTLDGAADARSVYKGFETLPSAKSGKTNGDLIWLLGKDGKIKTVNEWKQEHGTKAGDTDQYIRHIGVYGNRIIFVIDAKEAQDYFVGVTVDADVLWYVGTGDGGNFWASDPPESITSAQNTLRVGKDFSMFRPLSGDAVWGIMPKYEIADGKWAYASNVVQIKSNPKMEYRAGETFDYQGLELTVKLNDGSLKSVKITADSIAYGHITFDSDAFNDGDMSFKGSSDNVAVTINYMGCETVLEGIKVADEWIESVKILKSPNKLIYDIGELFEATGLQLEIKTNKGTLSTVDYSDSSSFILGKMDNGRIGKQVIECSYEGVAFTVEVTVENKNPQTGIEIDFDSETYCNSEYSIPLIPFKFVGFNPQNLPNILWGIDKMTNVGDKILINGKTLAEMRAEFGSQTPARLTINYSGTTASLEISLDDPNWKIDKIETVEFLPGFTLITAADGHTIPEPQTEEDCLGYGYKYLENAVLKNRVILYNASTGNNQGKWVRQLKTDNGTVAEDAVTLTANKTEYRVNEPASLNDLILKVKYEDDRDNLITIPVTENMIVNPDFSATAGEKEIIVRVSGHEFSVSVTVKSTVLDSIEIAKQPNNLVGNLGRELDFSGIEVNAIWKDEVSGELLTPEKIADEYLTFTGYDPYRAGKQTVTVNYAGKSDEFEVEFKDLNPELNLSINVSGYANYESTTHHDLVFYVNLNGYTGNTKALTNLERFDNIADYILIDGKSVTELMKEGLCSGVRFWSNCVIILLNGVLQPNQEAFDAAKARSNGAITDDMKPVFIKEITIKAGFQYYTAEADNWGGNNFDYEKIEGCFLREDVILENMSGLRWRRPFAEGNDALTVNTMPDKVVYQKGEYFDITGLTLKAKYKDGGEEVVTVADSWIEGFDMNKAGEQTITVSYNGGKVTFKVTVEDVTDTAAGCGSNIGTTALTCSSLAIGLAMFFMMFRRKHKTDRGM from the coding sequence ATGAGTAATTCAAAACGAACCTGGGTCTTAACATTTGGGGCTTTGTTATTGAGCGCTATGTTATTTCTGTTTTTAGGAATAACGTACGCTACGAGGGCAGCCGCCGAAGGAATCACCTTTAAGGAAGGCGGCCAAAGTTATGGAATCGGCTATGACGTCGATAATAACAGATGTTTTCGACTGGAACTGGTCAATGCTGCCGATGCAAAGACGGCTTATGGCGGATTTTGTACGCTGCCCAGCGCTGTCGACGGCAAAACGAACGGGGATTTGATTTTGCTGACGGGTAAAAACGGTACCGAAAAGAGCGTTACGGAATGGAAAAAGACGGTCGGTACAAAAGACGGGGATACAGATAAATATATCCGTCATATCGCAGTGTACGGCAATATTCTTCATTTCATTACAGATACCAAAGAAGCCCAGAATTATTTTACCAAGGTAACGATAGAAGAGGGTGTGCGCTGGTATATCGGAAACGGCGGCGGAAATTTTTGGGACGGTACTCCGCCGACGGATATTGCAGATTCTCAAACGTATCAGGACGTGAATGCATCTTTTACCGCATATCGCAATGTAGCTTCCGCCAAAGCCACATGGACAGCGCAAAGCGATGCGGAAGTCGGCGCGATTACCGGCGGGGTATCTGCGAGTTATGTCAACGATCCGGCGGGAAAACCGCACGTGAGTTTAACGCTGGACGGGGCGGCTGACGCAAGATCCGTTTATAAAGGTTTTGAAACGTTGCCCTCGGCTAAAAGCGGGAAAACAAACGGGGATTTGATTTGGTTGCTTGGAAAAGACGGTAAAATCAAGACGGTCAATGAATGGAAACAGGAGCACGGAACAAAAGCCGGCGATACAGATCAATATATACGGCATATAGGCGTGTACGGAAATCGTATCATTTTTGTAATCGATGCCAAAGAAGCGCAGGATTATTTTGTCGGCGTAACGGTCGACGCGGATGTGCTGTGGTATGTCGGCACCGGTGACGGCGGTAATTTCTGGGCGAGCGATCCTCCCGAAAGCATTACGAGCGCTCAAAATACTCTGCGCGTAGGAAAGGATTTTTCAATGTTTAGACCGTTGAGCGGTGATGCGGTTTGGGGAATTATGCCCAAATACGAGATCGCGGACGGGAAGTGGGCATATGCGAGTAATGTTGTTCAAATAAAGTCCAATCCGAAAATGGAATACAGAGCCGGAGAAACATTCGATTATCAGGGATTAGAGCTGACGGTAAAGCTGAACGACGGGAGCTTGAAAAGTGTAAAAATTACCGCGGATAGCATTGCTTACGGGCATATTACTTTCGATTCAGACGCATTTAACGACGGCGATATGTCTTTTAAGGGCAGTTCCGATAATGTGGCGGTAACAATAAACTATATGGGCTGTGAAACTGTTTTAGAGGGGATCAAAGTTGCAGATGAATGGATAGAATCGGTCAAAATTTTAAAATCGCCGAATAAATTGATCTACGATATTGGTGAATTGTTTGAGGCGACCGGTTTGCAGTTGGAAATTAAAACGAATAAGGGGACGTTGTCAACAGTCGACTATTCCGATTCATCTTCTTTTATCCTCGGAAAAATGGATAACGGTCGTATCGGCAAACAGGTTATAGAGTGCTCTTACGAAGGCGTCGCGTTTACGGTAGAGGTAACTGTCGAAAACAAAAATCCGCAAACGGGCATCGAGATCGATTTTGATTCGGAAACTTACTGTAATTCCGAATATTCTATCCCATTGATCCCGTTCAAGTTTGTCGGATTCAACCCGCAAAATCTTCCCAATATCCTTTGGGGAATCGATAAAATGACAAATGTCGGGGATAAAATATTGATCAACGGTAAAACTCTTGCGGAAATGCGTGCGGAATTCGGAAGCCAAACTCCGGCAAGACTTACGATCAATTATAGCGGAACGACGGCTTCGTTGGAAATTTCGCTCGATGATCCGAACTGGAAGATCGATAAGATCGAAACGGTCGAATTTTTGCCCGGATTTACATTGATCACTGCGGCGGATGGGCATACGATTCCCGAGCCTCAGACGGAAGAAGATTGCTTGGGATACGGTTATAAGTATTTGGAGAATGCCGTATTGAAAAACAGAGTCATTCTTTATAATGCTTCCACCGGCAACAATCAAGGTAAGTGGGTGCGCCAGTTGAAAACTGATAATGGTACTGTCGCAGAGGATGCCGTTACTTTAACTGCCAATAAAACAGAGTATCGTGTAAATGAACCTGCAAGCCTGAACGATCTCATTTTAAAAGTAAAATATGAAGATGATCGCGATAACTTGATTACGATTCCAGTAACCGAAAATATGATCGTAAATCCCGATTTTTCGGCAACGGCAGGTGAAAAAGAAATTATCGTACGCGTCAGCGGCCACGAGTTTTCGGTTTCTGTCACCGTAAAATCAACTGTTTTAGACAGTATCGAAATCGCGAAACAGCCGAATAATTTGGTCGGGAATCTCGGCCGTGAACTTGATTTTTCCGGTATCGAAGTCAACGCTATATGGAAAGACGAAGTCAGCGGCGAGTTGCTGACGCCTGAAAAAATTGCGGATGAATATCTTACTTTCACCGGATACGATCCTTATCGTGCGGGTAAACAGACGGTCACGGTAAATTATGCGGGAAAGTCCGACGAATTCGAAGTGGAGTTTAAAGATCTGAATCCCGAACTGAACCTCAGCATCAATGTATCTGGTTACGCGAATTACGAATCGACTACACACCACGATTTAGTATTTTATGTAAATCTCAACGGTTATACGGGCAATACCAAAGCGCTCACGAATTTGGAGAGGTTCGACAATATTGCGGATTATATACTGATAGACGGCAAGAGTGTTACGGAACTCATGAAAGAGGGGCTTTGCAGCGGTGTGAGGTTTTGGAGTAACTGCGTCATAATCTTATTGAACGGAGTATTACAGCCTAATCAAGAAGCATTCGACGCGGCAAAAGCACGCTCGAACGGTGCGATCACAGACGATATGAAACCCGTCTTTATTAAAGAAATTACAATCAAGGCGGGATTCCAATATTATACGGCGGAGGCGGATAATTGGGGAGGCAATAATTTCGATTATGAAAAAATCGAAGGCTGCTTCCTTCGCGAAGACGTCATTTTAGAGAATATGTCCGGGTTGCGGTGGCGTCGTCCTTTTGCGGAAGGAAATGATGCGCTTACCGTGAATACGATGCCCGATAAAGTCGTTTATCAGAAAGGAGAGTACTTCGATATTACGGGACTTACTTTAAAAGCAAAGTATAAAGACGGCGGCGAAGAGGTGGTTACCGTTGCTGATTCGTGGATAGAGGGCTTCGACATGAACAAGGCGGGCGAACAGACGATCACCGTTTCATATAACGGGGGCAAAGTTACTTTCAAAGTAACGGTAGAAGATGTTACGGATACAGCGGCCGGCTGCGGATCGAATATCGGAACGACCGCGCTTACGTGCTCTTCTCTGGCTATCGGTTTAGCTATGTTTTTTATGATGTTCCGTCGGAAACATAAAACGGATAGGGGGATGTGA
- a CDS encoding carbohydrate ABC transporter permease, translated as MENIEQYSSQRSAKVTRTVVSIFHYILLTAIALFLMFPFVMMVSRSLMSEADIADARIFPSVITFSNYKIVLFQQNYFKYLWNTLQILLFNLFFVPLSSSICAYAFARLRFPGKELIFALVLGTMMIPGSVIQIPIYVMYSLLGLTESPWPMMIPAVFGGGAMNIFLLRQFIRNIPSEIESAAKIDGANTFRIYLTIVLPLCGPILLYVMVGVFSSVWSDFFGPLIYLTQPEKYTLAIAIYYDSLINGELGNAGLKMAAGTFMSILPAIIFLVYQRKLVDGIMIGAIKG; from the coding sequence ATGGAAAATATAGAACAGTATTCTTCACAACGTTCAGCGAAGGTCACGCGGACAGTCGTTAGTATTTTTCATTACATTCTGTTAACGGCAATCGCTTTATTCTTAATGTTTCCCTTCGTCATGATGGTAAGCCGTTCGTTAATGAGCGAAGCCGATATTGCCGATGCACGAATTTTTCCGTCGGTGATTACCTTTTCAAATTATAAGATCGTACTTTTCCAACAGAATTATTTCAAGTATCTATGGAATACTTTACAGATTTTGTTGTTTAACTTGTTTTTTGTACCCTTATCATCGTCGATTTGCGCGTATGCCTTTGCAAGATTGCGTTTTCCGGGTAAAGAACTGATTTTTGCTTTGGTTTTGGGAACGATGATGATCCCAGGATCTGTAATTCAGATTCCCATTTACGTGATGTATTCGTTATTAGGATTGACGGAATCACCGTGGCCTATGATGATTCCTGCTGTATTTGGCGGCGGCGCGATGAACATTTTTTTATTGCGTCAATTCATCCGCAACATACCCTCTGAAATCGAAAGTGCCGCGAAAATAGACGGAGCCAATACTTTTCGTATTTATTTAACGATCGTGCTTCCGTTATGCGGTCCGATTTTGTTATATGTCATGGTTGGTGTGTTTTCTTCCGTTTGGAGCGACTTTTTTGGCCCGCTGATTTATCTCACGCAGCCCGAAAAGTACACGCTAGCCATTGCCATATATTATGATTCTCTTATCAACGGCGAGTTGGGCAATGCGGGATTGAAAATGGCCGCAGGCACTTTTATGTCCATACTTCCGGCAATCATCTTTCTCGTCTACCAACGAAAATTGGTCGATGGGATCATGATCGGTGCGATCAAAGGCTAA
- a CDS encoding carbohydrate ABC transporter permease, protein MFSKVKKAPVIDKSAKNRKLKEYMIGYLFAAPVILGIIIYTYVPAVQSFVYSFFNYDGFYTMNFVGLNNFKVLLTIDPDFWTVVKNTFIYAVCVVPLSLIVGYLVALTVNNSMKGITVYRMLFYLPVIIPGVASGLLWLDLFEAGPTGIFNKLLEAVNLPRLAFFSKQETSMATLIATTLWGVGGGMVIWLAAFKNIPVSLYESAKIDGANAFMRTIQITIPLSTPMIFYNLVTGIIGALQVSSTMIIGGSSGKGVGDSLYFIAVKIYHDSFGGAFRLGYSSAFAWMLFAVIGLLTFIVFKTSKWVYYED, encoded by the coding sequence ATGTTTTCAAAAGTCAAAAAAGCGCCTGTGATCGATAAAAGCGCTAAAAACAGAAAACTGAAAGAATATATGATCGGTTATCTGTTTGCGGCTCCCGTCATCTTGGGCATCATCATCTATACTTATGTACCTGCCGTTCAGTCGTTCGTATACAGTTTTTTTAATTACGACGGTTTTTACACGATGAATTTCGTGGGGCTGAATAATTTTAAAGTACTTCTGACGATCGATCCGGATTTTTGGACTGTCGTAAAGAATACTTTTATCTATGCCGTATGCGTCGTGCCGCTTTCGCTGATCGTGGGGTATTTGGTCGCGCTTACCGTTAACAACAGCATGAAAGGCATCACGGTGTACAGAATGTTGTTTTATCTGCCCGTCATCATCCCGGGGGTGGCGTCGGGATTATTATGGCTAGACTTATTCGAGGCAGGTCCAACGGGTATTTTTAATAAACTGTTAGAGGCTGTAAATCTTCCTCGTTTGGCTTTTTTCTCCAAACAGGAAACGTCAATGGCGACGCTGATAGCGACTACTCTTTGGGGCGTGGGCGGCGGTATGGTGATTTGGCTCGCGGCATTCAAAAATATACCCGTGAGCCTGTACGAATCGGCAAAGATCGACGGGGCGAACGCTTTTATGCGTACAATACAAATTACCATTCCTCTTTCAACTCCAATGATTTTTTACAACCTCGTTACCGGCATTATCGGAGCCTTACAAGTCAGTTCAACGATGATAATCGGAGGCTCAAGCGGAAAGGGCGTCGGTGATTCGCTTTATTTTATTGCCGTTAAAATATATCATGATTCTTTTGGCGGCGCATTCCGTCTGGGATATTCTTCGGCGTTTGCTTGGATGTTGTTTGCGGTGATCGGTCTACTCACTTTTATCGTATTCAAGACCAGTAAATGGGTCTACTATGAGGATTGA
- a CDS encoding ABC transporter substrate-binding protein, whose amino-acid sequence MILGIAELFNEEYPNIKVELKPFSGEVAPTIANWFNAEKVKPGTMPDIFWTTSFDMLVLSDKRVLLDMDAYIDAETAQGTFDVNDYYAEFWRLGQKDFDGGQLMIPRTADKVVTHVNKQIFEDCFKNVPESELPFTPQPGTKIPENGWTWEEFKNTCRALRAHFDATGRKDQYLINAYLTWEAVYNPILEAFGAKVFNENGDFALDSPEGKAALDCMKEMQDERWIAPLNTASADFVGGKAAMMFHSQAASIIYKGMQNSLPEGADIDDYYDVTTFPLIGKNPKIGGGISGYSIFANSKNKDYAWQFLKILLSKEGQNLITEKGNSNYAPIRIDMKDPKDSNNLWGKGFENINLEAYTWGDQYTCATEFVAVHKPEYAKDLMNCLKGLILNYVDNPNYTYQTAMDKCANQIKAYLSM is encoded by the coding sequence ATGATCCTTGGTATCGCGGAACTTTTTAATGAGGAATATCCGAATATAAAAGTGGAACTGAAACCTTTTAGCGGAGAGGTTGCACCTACGATCGCCAACTGGTTCAACGCGGAAAAAGTGAAACCCGGAACGATGCCGGATATTTTTTGGACAACTTCATTCGATATGCTCGTTTTGAGCGATAAACGCGTGTTGTTGGATATGGACGCCTATATTGATGCGGAAACCGCCCAAGGGACTTTTGACGTCAACGATTATTATGCCGAGTTTTGGCGTTTGGGACAAAAGGATTTTGACGGGGGACAACTTATGATCCCCAGAACAGCCGATAAAGTCGTTACCCACGTCAATAAACAAATTTTTGAGGATTGTTTTAAAAATGTGCCCGAATCGGAGTTACCTTTTACGCCGCAGCCTGGTACGAAAATTCCTGAAAACGGTTGGACTTGGGAAGAGTTTAAAAACACTTGCCGCGCTCTGAGAGCACATTTTGATGCTACGGGAAGAAAGGATCAATACCTGATCAATGCTTATCTCACTTGGGAGGCCGTCTACAATCCGATACTTGAAGCGTTCGGGGCAAAGGTCTTTAATGAAAACGGCGACTTTGCGCTCGATTCTCCGGAAGGTAAAGCGGCTTTGGATTGCATGAAAGAGATGCAGGACGAGCGTTGGATCGCACCTTTGAATACGGCGTCAGCCGATTTTGTCGGAGGCAAAGCCGCGATGATGTTTCATTCTCAGGCCGCTTCGATTATTTACAAAGGTATGCAGAACAGTTTGCCCGAAGGAGCGGATATCGATGATTATTACGACGTTACGACCTTTCCTTTGATCGGAAAAAATCCAAAGATCGGCGGCGGTATTTCGGGGTATTCCATATTTGCCAACTCAAAAAATAAAGATTACGCATGGCAGTTTTTAAAGATCCTGTTATCGAAAGAGGGACAAAATTTGATCACGGAAAAGGGTAATTCAAATTACGCTCCTATTCGGATAGATATGAAAGATCCGAAAGATTCGAATAATTTATGGGGAAAAGGTTTTGAAAATATAAATCTGGAAGCCTATACATGGGGTGATCAATATACTTGTGCGACGGAATTCGTTGCCGTCCATAAACCCGAGTACGCTAAGGATTTGATGAACTGCCTCAAAGGTTTGATTTTAAATTACGTGGATAATCCCAATTATACTTATCAAACGGCGATGGATAAGTGTGCGAATCAGATCAAAGCCTATCTTTCCATGTGA
- a CDS encoding LacI family DNA-binding transcriptional regulator: MANRKDVAKLAGVSPATVSNVFDKPDVVKVVTREKVLKAAKKLKYVPNHAAKTLSSGNSRHIGVAVFEYTNPHHMEIIRGIENYAIGKDYMVTVFLLDNAIRDKFSFIQNKQLSALINFTTNIYPDSFIDILTNSNTLLVDFGADKGLSTNIDMRNAYLNFMEKLRELGHKNVGFVTGMDRFRFHCDVRGKLFDLRGQYGFCEDENLISYNDDYRLSSEERGYLGATNLLSVRNDITAIFAINDMAALGAMRAIREAGLTVPSDISVIGCDDISLAKYACPSLTTVSCQKYEFGMKIAEKILECIDRKERGIGEEIATQAFCIYRESLTKVSDL; encoded by the coding sequence ATGGCAAACAGAAAAGACGTAGCGAAATTAGCCGGAGTATCTCCTGCAACCGTATCCAATGTTTTCGATAAACCGGATGTCGTTAAAGTTGTAACAAGGGAGAAAGTTTTAAAGGCTGCAAAAAAGTTAAAATACGTTCCGAACCACGCCGCGAAAACTTTATCTTCGGGAAATTCCAGGCATATCGGTGTAGCCGTATTCGAATATACGAATCCGCATCATATGGAAATCATTCGAGGGATAGAGAATTATGCGATCGGAAAAGATTACATGGTAACGGTTTTCCTATTGGATAACGCAATACGGGATAAGTTTTCTTTTATACAAAATAAGCAGCTTTCAGCTTTAATAAATTTCACGACCAATATCTATCCGGACAGTTTTATTGATATTCTTACAAATTCAAATACGTTGCTCGTAGATTTCGGGGCGGACAAGGGATTGAGCACGAATATCGATATGCGAAACGCGTATCTGAATTTTATGGAAAAACTTCGAGAGCTTGGGCATAAAAATGTAGGATTTGTTACGGGAATGGATCGTTTTCGGTTTCATTGCGATGTTAGAGGAAAACTGTTTGATCTTCGCGGGCAATATGGTTTTTGCGAGGACGAAAATTTAATAAGTTACAACGACGATTACCGTTTGAGTTCGGAAGAAAGAGGATATTTAGGGGCGACGAATTTGCTTTCCGTGAGAAATGATATTACTGCGATTTTTGCGATAAACGACATGGCTGCTTTGGGTGCCATGCGAGCGATTCGGGAAGCGGGACTGACTGTTCCGAGTGATATTTCGGTAATCGGTTGCGACGATATTAGTCTTGCAAAATATGCTTGCCCGAGCTTGACTACGGTTTCTTGTCAAAAATACGAGTTCGGCATGAAGATCGCGGAAAAGATATTAGAATGTATCGACCGAAAAGAACGGGGAATCGGAGAGGAAATCGCCACTCAGGCGTTCTGCATATACCGTGAATCGCTTACAAAAGTGTCGGATTTGTAA